One genomic window of Cellulophaga sp. Hel_I_12 includes the following:
- a CDS encoding 30S ribosomal protein THX produces MGKGDKKSRKGKISNNSFGVRRPRKIKRRPTVEEKIAIKKKK; encoded by the coding sequence ATGGGAAAAGGAGATAAAAAGTCGCGTAAAGGTAAAATTTCTAATAATTCATTTGGAGTAAGAAGACCAAGAAAAATAAAAAGAAGACCAACTGTTGAAGAGAAAATAGCCATTAAGAAAAAAAAGTAG
- a CDS encoding D-alanine--D-alanine ligase: MKKKIAIIMGGYSSEYKISLKSGHVVYKFLDTKKFDLFRIHIFKEKWVYVTENNEEYPVNKNDFSIEVENHKITFDCVFNAIHGSPGEDGLMQSYFELLGIPQTSCDAYQAAITFNKRDLLSILKPYGIKSAIAYYLNQGDPLDLDAIIQKVGLPCFVKANKAGSSLGVSKVYTKESLITAIENAYVEDDEVLIEAFLNGTEVSVGVISYKGETLVLPITEIVSENDFFDYQAKYEGKSKEITPARISEIQQKKVIEMALRAYTVLKMKGFSRSEFIFIDDEPFMLEMNTTPGLTEESILPQQARAAGISLPDLFENAILEALA, from the coding sequence ATGAAAAAGAAGATTGCCATAATTATGGGTGGTTATTCAAGTGAGTATAAAATATCACTCAAAAGCGGTCATGTTGTTTATAAATTTCTCGATACCAAGAAATTTGACCTTTTTCGCATTCATATTTTTAAAGAGAAATGGGTGTATGTAACAGAAAATAATGAAGAATATCCTGTAAATAAAAATGATTTTTCAATCGAAGTAGAGAATCATAAAATCACCTTCGATTGCGTCTTTAATGCCATACATGGTTCTCCAGGAGAAGACGGACTCATGCAATCCTATTTTGAGTTGTTAGGGATTCCACAAACCTCTTGTGATGCCTACCAAGCGGCCATTACATTTAACAAAAGAGATCTACTCAGTATTCTGAAACCCTACGGAATTAAATCGGCCATTGCCTACTATTTAAACCAAGGAGATCCATTAGATCTTGATGCGATTATACAAAAAGTAGGCTTACCCTGTTTTGTAAAAGCAAATAAAGCCGGTAGTAGTCTTGGTGTTTCAAAAGTTTACACCAAAGAAAGTTTAATCACCGCTATTGAAAATGCGTATGTAGAGGACGATGAAGTTTTAATTGAGGCCTTTTTAAATGGCACTGAGGTTTCTGTTGGTGTTATCTCTTATAAAGGAGAAACCTTAGTGTTACCCATAACAGAAATTGTCTCTGAAAACGATTTTTTTGACTACCAGGCAAAATATGAGGGCAAGTCAAAAGAAATAACTCCCGCTAGAATTTCAGAAATTCAGCAAAAAAAAGTGATAGAAATGGCCTTAAGAGCCTACACTGTTTTAAAAATGAAAGGCTTTTCAAGAAGCGAATTTATTTTTATTGATGATGAACCCTTTATGCTCGAAATGAACACAACTCCTGGACTAACGGAAGAAAGTATTTTACCGCAACAAGCAAGAGCTGCTGGAATTTCGTTACCAGACTTATTTGAAAATGCCATTCTTGAAGCTTTAGCATAA
- the yaaA gene encoding peroxide stress protein YaaA: protein MKIVISPAKSLDFESKLPTLDYTQPNFLKQAEKLNRILAKKKPKDLSKLMHISDQLAQLNWERNQQFALPFTPENSRPAVYAFNGDVYQGLDALTIPEAKIENLQNSLRILSGLYGVLKPLDLMQAYRLEMGTSLGVGKNKNLYEFWKNDITTFLNSELNEGELFVNLASNEYFSAIDTKKLKVPVIAPVFKDWKNDKLKIISFYAKKARGSMVRYIIDTKAETLDDIKNFNLDGYLFSQEHTLKENEPVFIR, encoded by the coding sequence ATGAAAATAGTAATTTCTCCAGCGAAGTCCCTTGATTTTGAAAGTAAATTACCCACGCTAGACTATACACAGCCTAATTTTTTAAAACAAGCTGAGAAACTAAACCGAATTTTGGCGAAGAAAAAGCCAAAAGATCTGTCTAAATTAATGCATATATCAGATCAACTAGCTCAATTAAATTGGGAGCGCAATCAACAATTTGCGCTGCCTTTTACACCCGAAAATTCAAGACCAGCAGTGTATGCCTTTAATGGTGATGTGTATCAAGGTTTAGATGCATTGACCATTCCTGAAGCTAAAATAGAGAATTTACAAAATAGCCTTCGTATTTTATCAGGACTCTATGGTGTTTTGAAACCATTAGATTTGATGCAGGCTTATCGTCTAGAAATGGGCACGAGTTTAGGGGTTGGCAAAAATAAAAATTTGTATGAATTTTGGAAAAATGACATCACTACTTTTTTAAATAGCGAATTAAACGAGGGTGAACTATTTGTGAATTTGGCCAGTAATGAATATTTTTCAGCAATAGATACAAAAAAGTTGAAGGTTCCTGTCATTGCCCCAGTTTTTAAAGATTGGAAAAATGACAAGTTGAAAATAATTAGCTTTTATGCTAAAAAGGCAAGAGGGTCTATGGTGCGTTATATTATCGATACTAAAGCAGAGACTTTAGACGATATTAAAAACTTTAATTTAGACGGCTACTTATTTAGTCAAGAACATACCCTAAAAGAAAACGAGCCTGTTTTTATAAGATAG
- a CDS encoding RluA family pseudouridine synthase has product MIEEEEGAELEKDELFEHYSVTASKGQEPLRVDKFLMNFIENAVRNKIQNAAREGHIWVNDVAVKQNYKVKAGDHVRVLFEHPPHENLLVPEDIPINVVYEDQDLMVVNKPAGMVVHPGHGNYSGTLINALLHHIKDLPVNRNERPGLVHRIDKDTSGLLVIAKTDIAMTHLSKQFFDKTSEREYVALVWGNVEDESGTIEGHVGRHPTNRLQMTVFPEGDQGKEAVTHYKVLERLGYVTLISCQLETGRTHQIRVHLKHIGHTLFNDARYGGERVLKGTTFTKYKQFVENAFKLLPRQALHAKTLGFMHPTSGEFMRFDSEIPEDMNACIEKWRQYSKSSISEE; this is encoded by the coding sequence ATGATCGAAGAAGAAGAAGGTGCTGAGCTAGAAAAAGATGAGCTTTTTGAACATTATAGTGTCACGGCATCAAAAGGGCAAGAACCCTTGCGGGTGGATAAATTTTTGATGAACTTTATTGAAAATGCAGTACGGAATAAAATTCAAAATGCTGCGCGAGAAGGTCACATTTGGGTAAATGATGTGGCGGTAAAGCAAAACTATAAAGTAAAAGCTGGTGATCACGTACGTGTTTTGTTCGAGCATCCTCCACACGAAAACTTATTAGTTCCTGAAGATATTCCTATCAACGTGGTTTATGAAGATCAAGATTTAATGGTCGTGAATAAACCAGCGGGTATGGTTGTACATCCCGGTCATGGCAACTATTCTGGAACTTTAATAAATGCCTTGTTGCATCATATTAAAGACTTACCCGTAAACAGAAATGAGCGTCCTGGATTGGTACACAGAATAGATAAAGATACCTCTGGACTTTTAGTAATCGCTAAGACCGATATTGCTATGACGCATTTGTCTAAACAGTTTTTTGATAAAACCAGTGAGCGCGAATATGTGGCTTTGGTTTGGGGAAATGTAGAAGATGAGAGTGGCACCATCGAAGGGCACGTAGGTAGACATCCTACCAACAGATTACAGATGACCGTTTTCCCCGAAGGTGACCAAGGGAAAGAGGCCGTAACTCATTATAAAGTTCTTGAGCGATTAGGCTATGTAACTTTAATTTCTTGTCAATTAGAAACAGGTAGAACACATCAAATTCGTGTGCATCTTAAACATATTGGGCACACCTTATTTAATGACGCACGGTATGGTGGTGAACGCGTGTTGAAAGGAACCACATTTACGAAATACAAACAGTTTGTAGAAAATGCCTTTAAATTATTACCCCGACAAGCACTACATGCCAAAACCCTTGGTTTTATGCATCCCACGAGTGGTGAATTTATGCGTTTTGATTCTGAAATTCCTGAAGATATGAATGCATGTATCGAAAAATGGCGTCAATATTCTAAAAGCAGCATCTCGGAGGAATAG
- a CDS encoding PASTA domain-containing protein has product MKNFFNFLKSKSFLIQLGLALIVLVVFIFGVLQWLKSSTNHGEFVEVPDLAKLTVTEMRKVIDDADLRYEVLDSANYNPDFPRFSVIEQNPPAGNKVKQNRKVYVTVNPSGYKKVSVPDIIQVTLRNATAKLRAVGLDVQRVTYIDEFGKDMVYRIKYKGKYIEEGYKLPKTSKVELVCGNGYESEGSKVKSASEE; this is encoded by the coding sequence ATGAAAAATTTTTTCAACTTTTTAAAAAGTAAATCTTTCCTGATACAACTAGGACTAGCGCTGATAGTTTTAGTGGTCTTTATTTTTGGAGTTTTGCAATGGTTAAAAAGTTCAACAAACCATGGTGAATTTGTTGAAGTGCCCGATTTAGCTAAATTAACAGTTACTGAAATGCGAAAAGTTATTGACGATGCAGATTTGCGTTATGAAGTGTTAGACTCTGCAAATTACAATCCAGATTTCCCTAGATTTTCTGTGATTGAGCAAAATCCACCAGCGGGAAACAAAGTAAAACAGAATAGAAAAGTGTATGTTACTGTAAACCCTTCAGGGTATAAAAAAGTAAGTGTTCCGGACATCATACAGGTAACCTTGCGCAATGCAACGGCAAAACTAAGGGCTGTTGGTTTAGACGTACAACGTGTGACCTATATAGATGAATTTGGAAAAGACATGGTTTATCGAATAAAATATAAAGGCAAATATATTGAGGAAGGGTACAAACTTCCCAAAACCTCAAAAGTAGAATTGGTTTGCGGAAATGGGTATGAAAGTGAAGGCTCAAAAGTGAAGTCGGCCTCAGAAGAATAA